GTGAGGGAAGTAAATGTCAGAAAACGAAGTATTAAAGATTTTCGATGAAAACTATCGACAAATTGGTACAGAAACAAGGCAACGAATCCACTCATGCGGACTTTGGCACGAAACGTTTCATTGCTGGTTTTATACAATGACAGATAATGAACTTACGATTTATTTTCAAAAACGTTCATCGACAAAGAAAGACTTCCCTAACCAACTGGATATTACAGCTGCAGGACATTTATTAGCACAAGAGACGGTGATCGATGGTTTTAGAGAAGTTAAAGAAGAATTAGGAATAGCTGTTTCCATCGAAAAAGCCCATTTTCTGGGCGTATTTCCTGTGAAAATCAAATTAGGGCATTTTATTGATAACGAATTTACCAATGTTTATTTGATTGAACAAGAAATCTCGTTAGGAGAATTTCAATTACAAGAAGAAGAAGTGGCAAGTTTGTTTCCTGTTCCTTTAAAGACGTTAAAAAAATTACTCAATGAT
The DNA window shown above is from Enterococcus sp. 12C11_DIV0727 and carries:
- a CDS encoding NUDIX hydrolase produces the protein MSENEVLKIFDENYRQIGTETRQRIHSCGLWHETFHCWFYTMTDNELTIYFQKRSSTKKDFPNQLDITAAGHLLAQETVIDGFREVKEELGIAVSIEKAHFLGVFPVKIKLGHFIDNEFTNVYLIEQEISLGEFQLQEEEVASLFPVPLKTLKKLLNDPSAKATLTGYHQKNNQQEVIEECFSKKDFCANAQSYYDRLIESFEKILENQIRTID